CACCTCGCCATCAGCCACCGatgggggcgctgttcacaGTAGCCTGAATAGCTCAAACCACAGACACTCGTGACCATGCTCAAACTATAATAGCTTGTCCGTCAGCAAGGAAACAACGCATTTTAATTGCTGTAAGTAGTAGTCATACTACCTTTGAATACTTAAATTTGTCCCTGGAAGAAtaattgttgtctttattgaaattattaatcttttcatgttccaccatgtaacgtATAGGCATATATAGCAATAGGGAATCAGTGGACATATTAGTAAATacactctaaccaactagtacacattatcagtatgcatctcagctatagccctgtataggtggtttgaaataattattatcattcatacccagcagacacgactttatgaactcaatatggccttctgggtaatttccaatctaatactaacagctgtaattgacaaacaatagagtgtgcacacatttttatagctgtaagtagtagtgatacAACCTATTAATACTTGAATTTATCCCTATAagaataattattgtctttattgaaattattaaacttttcatgttccaccatgtaatgtatcaccatatataggaatgtggaatcaatggatatttgaataattatttctccaaaaatattgagtgtgcactctaaccaactagtacacattatcagtatgcatctcagctatagccctgtatgggtggtttgaaataattattgtcattgataccctgcagacacgactttatgaactcaatatggccttctgggtaatatCCAATCTAATACTaacagctgtaattgacaaacaatagagtgtgcacatTTTTTAATTGCTGTAAGCAGTAGtcatactacctatgaatacttaaatttatccctggaagaataaatattgtctttattgaaattattaaacttttcaagtccaccatgtaatgtataaccATACATAGGAATGTGGAAtcaatggatatttgaataattatttctccaaaaatattgagtgtgcactctaaccaactagtacacgttatcagtatgcatctcagctatagccctgtatgggtggtttgaaataattattgtcattgatacccagcagacacgactttatgaactcaatatggccttctgggtaatatCCAATATAATACTaacagctgtaattgacaaacaatagagtgtgcacatTTTTTAATTGCTGTAAGCAGTAGtcatactacctatgaatacttaaatttatccctggaagaataaatattgtctttattgaaattattaaacttttcaagtccaccatgtaatgtataaccatatataggaatgtggaatcaatggatatttgaataattatttctccaaaaatattgagtgtgcactctaaccaactagtacacattatcagtatgcatctcagctatagccctgtatgggtggtttgaaataattattgtcattgatacccagcagacacgactttatgaactcaatatggccttctgggtaatatCCAATCTAATACTaacagctgtaattgacaaacaatagagtgtgcacattttttaattgctgtaagtagtagtcatactacctatgaatacttaaatttatccctggaagaataaatattgactttattgaaattattaaacttttcaagtccaccatgtaatgtataaccatatataggaatgtggaatcaatggatatttgaataattatttctccaaaaatattgagtgtgcactctaaccaactagtacacattatcagtatgcatctcagctatagccctgtatgggtggtttgaaataattattgtcattgatacccagcagacacgactttatgaactcaatatggccttctgggtaatttccaatctaatacaAACacctgtaattgacaaacaatagagtgtgcacacatttttatagctgtaagtagtagtgatactacttatgaatacttaaatttatctctggaagaataaatattgtctttattgaaattattaaacttttcaagtccaccatgtaatgtataaccatatataggaatgtggaatcaatggatatttgaataaatatttctccaaaaatattgagtgtgcactctaaccaactagtacacattatcagtatgcatctcagctatagccctgtatgggtggtttgaaataattattgtcattgatacccagcagacacgactttatgaactcaatatggccttctgggtaatttccaatctaatactGAAAGtatgtactagttggttagagtgcacactcaatatttttggagaaataattattcaaatatccattgattccacattcctatatatggttatacattacatggtggacttgaaaagtttaataatttcaataaagacaatatttattcttccagagataaatttaagtattcataggtagtatcactactacattcaatatttgaaatgtgtgcacaccccattgtttgtcaattacagctcctcgtattagattggaaattacccagaaggccatattgagttcataaagtcgtgtctgctgggtatcaatgacaataattatttcaaaccacctatacagggctatagctgagatgcatactgataatgtgtactagttggttagagtgcacactcaatatttttggagaaatatttattgaaatatccaATGACACCCCATCTCTATACATGCCTATaggttacatggtggaacatgaaaagtttaataatttcaataaagacaataattattcttatagggataaattcaagtattaataggtagtatcactactacttacagctataaaaatgtgtgcacactctattgtttgtcaattacagctgttagtattagattggaaattacccagaaggccatattgagttcataaagtcgtgtctgctgggtatcaatgacaataattatttcaaaccacctatacagggctatagctgagatgcatactgataatgtgtgctagttggttagagtgcacactcaatatttttggagaaatatttattcaaatatccaatGACTCCCCATCTCTATACATGCCTATaggttacatggtggaacatgaaaagttaaataatttcaataaagacaatatttattcttccagagataaatttaagtattcataggtagtatcactactacattcaatatttgaaatgtgtgcacaccccattgtttgtcaattacagctcctcgtattagattggaaattacccagaaggccatattgagttcataaagtcgtgtctgctgggtatcaatgacaataattatttcaaaccacctatacagggctatagctgagatgcatactgatagtgtgtactagttggttagaatgcacactcaatatttttggagaaatatttattcaaatatccactgACTCCCCATCTCTATACATGCCTATaggttacatggtggaacatgaaaagttaaataatttcaataaagacaataattattcttatagggataaattcaagtattcataggtagtatcagtactacattcaatatttgaaatgtgtgcacactctattgtttgtcaattacagctcctcgtattagattggaaattacccagaaggccatattgagttcataaagtcgtgtctgctgggtatcaatgacaataattatttcaaaccacctatacagggctatagctgagatgcatactgaaagtatgtactagttggttagaatgcacactcaatatttttggagaaatatttattgaaatatccaCTGACTCCCCATCTCTATACATGCCTATaggttacatggtggaacatgaaaagattaataatttcaataaagacaacaattaTTCTTCCAGGGTCAAATtttagtattcataggtagtaatctagtatcactactacttacagcaattaaaatgcgttgttttcttgctgacgGACAAGCTATGTATAGTTTGAGCACGGTCACGAGTGTCTGTGGTTTGAGCTATTCAGGCTACtgtgaacagcgcccccatCGGTGGCTGATGGCGAGGTGGCTGCTACGTTCAGTCGAGTAAACACTGTGACATATGACCaatcatgtaaatgtaaacATCAATTTCAAGTTCAATGTTTTGATCTCCATACATTTGTTCTTACACTACATGCCCCCACTCCAGGGTCTATGATTTGTTTGCAATTATAAGATGTTCAATTATGGAGGCCTCTATCTCAGCTAATGCCATCATGGGATAGTGTAGACTTGATTACTATGCCCCTTGTCAACAGCTGTCCtaactttttaaatattagCTTTGAATACTGTTTTAGTTGGCGAAATAGatctaaaaaaatgacaatttttagaATTCAGTATGTAACTATACTGTATGCGtagtatacatagtatatattttatcatggaTGTATAAGGGTACCTCTATGATTTGATGAAGTCAAGCCAATGTCAGATTATATCACACATGATGTACACTCATAAATTGTATtctgattatttcatttcaatgtatatGCACATAATTCCcaataattttaaataaaataatatttgaaaagcTTTTGTAAGGAatgtgacaaaatataatctgcatctgaatacagactaatAAACAGCTTTGCAGTAAAAATGAGGTACAGactgaaataaatgtatgataattcttatgttatatatttttttagaaagaagaaaaagaagaataAGGATCCAAAGAAAATTTTAGAACACATTTCAACCCCAACGGAAGAAGAAGAAGCAGATATGATGGTTCCTGAAAAGTCTCCTGTTGATAAAAGAACACCAGCTCAGAAAGCATTTGATAAAGTGCAGTCAAAAAGGGTAGGCATAGTTTTTGAATTGTGAGATCAGAGTACTGTATGCATACAGTAGGGGAAGAGTGTTACTGGAATGATGGCAGTGTAGAAAATTGGGCGAGTATACGATCTGAATCATGATGAAATGCCaagtttactacatgtatgcaaagtTGGATAGTTGCAGTGAAACTTGAAGCACAGTAGTAATAGTGAAGTGACTGTAGCTTTCATCTGAATCATTCAAATGTCATCAACATAATGATGCTATGTCATTTGGTCAGGTGACTTCGTTGAAGCACAGTGTTTATAATATAAAGAGTGCAGTACAAAGTCATGTTATAGGATGTTGGATGGGTGTGGTTGTAGtgaactttacatgtaaagacaaTGTATAACGTTTATTGTGCAATGAAACTTGAAaggctacatgtatgtgtgctgGTTGGAGTGAAACTTTGATACAGTACAAGTCTCAGTGAAACTTTGATACAGCTTGAAGTACACTGTAGTTGCTGTTAATTAAAGAATATGTTGACAACAAATGGATGTATTGAAGATTTCAGTCTCTCattctcaacatttttttgCAGCAAGTACAAAGGGTGTTAGAAAAGGCTTCCTTAACACACAAACAGAGAGTAGAGGTAGGTATTACTTGTTTTCAATATTCTAACCAGAGAAGAGAGACAAGAGTAGTAGAAGTTAACATAAAAAAGAAAGTCACATACGAAGAAAACTGTAACAGTACTTTTGGTCCTGAATTCAACTTCAGACAAAACCTGGATGATAATTTAATATGTTGATATTCCTACATAAAACCTGTATCAACAAACAAATCTGTACTTTTTTTTTGggcattgaaaaaaaacatatgtaCCGATATGTCTCGTCAGCCTGAGAGGAAGCATGATGATCCAACAATATGTATGAACCAAATCTGATGTCATAATTGTTttactaaatatatattttttt
The Glandiceps talaboti chromosome 6, keGlaTala1.1, whole genome shotgun sequence genome window above contains:
- the LOC144436320 gene encoding protein FAM32A-like, which codes for MASLYSSSGGSLKLKGVKDPGIKKKKKKKNKDPKKILEHISTPTEEEEADMMVPEKSPVDKRTPAQKAFDKVQSKRQVQRVLEKASLTHKQRVEGFNAHLDKLTEHYDIPKVSWTK